One Cellulomonas sp. Y8 DNA segment encodes these proteins:
- a CDS encoding YhgE/Pip domain-containing protein: MLSSLSTGTELRRFRRGVLPKLAVVAMLAIPLLYGALYLWAYWDPTGNLDRLPVALVNADEGATRDGEPLRAGDDVVDELLGSDALDWRQVDADQAAAGVTDGTYYFAVTLPGDFSTDIASIGGDAPTSAEIDVTYNDANSYLASTLGRSAMTQIRAAVSATIGEQAADQVLVGLGSARDGFAQASDGALTLTAASGDLSTGAHQVADGATSAADGAARLSSGAADLASGAGRLDSGAATLASGAGTLSSGAGTAASGAADLADGAQRLAAGASDAATKSGLLAAGAQQLSDGVDKAATTLGRLSGASTGLGSVATNLTALAQEQAAAGDTDAAHRIQAQLQAMQTTLADLGLPTTADGQTKAAADLQALVTGAHDLRDGSAALSSGLGTLSSSTAELASGAGTLASGTAQVAAGASDLAGGAGTLASGASDLDSGARTLASGAADLASGTGTLASGATQVADGSDQLGDGSQELADKLADGAAQIPDDSDATRSDRASALSTPVGLSSTDVAAADGYGEGFAPFFVPLALFVGGLITWLLLRPLPPRGLATPARGWRIALAGYLPALAIGVGQVVILLTVVHFGLGLGWSTALGTAAFTVLVAGAFLAVQQMLIAVLGAAAGKVAIIALLMLQLTAASGTYPVETTPAFFRALHPALPMTYAVTGLRELTTGGTDARLWTSVAALAAFLLGSLAITSWRAARQRTWTLSRLHPALSI, from the coding sequence ATGCTCTCCTCCCTGTCGACCGGCACCGAGCTGCGCCGGTTCCGCCGCGGCGTGCTGCCGAAGCTCGCCGTCGTGGCGATGCTCGCCATCCCGCTGCTCTACGGCGCGCTCTACCTCTGGGCCTACTGGGACCCGACCGGCAACCTCGACCGGCTGCCCGTCGCCCTGGTGAACGCCGACGAGGGGGCGACCCGGGACGGCGAGCCGCTGCGCGCCGGCGACGACGTCGTGGACGAGCTCCTCGGCTCCGACGCCCTCGACTGGCGGCAGGTCGACGCCGACCAGGCCGCCGCGGGCGTCACCGACGGCACCTACTACTTCGCGGTGACGCTGCCCGGGGACTTCTCGACCGACATCGCGTCGATCGGCGGCGACGCCCCGACGTCCGCGGAGATCGACGTCACCTACAACGACGCCAACTCCTACCTGGCCTCGACCCTGGGCCGCAGCGCGATGACGCAGATCCGCGCCGCGGTGTCCGCCACCATCGGCGAGCAGGCCGCGGACCAGGTGCTCGTCGGGCTCGGCTCGGCGCGGGACGGCTTCGCCCAGGCGTCCGACGGCGCCCTGACGCTCACCGCCGCGAGCGGCGACCTGTCGACCGGCGCGCACCAGGTCGCCGACGGGGCCACCTCGGCCGCCGACGGCGCGGCCCGGCTGTCGTCGGGGGCCGCGGACCTCGCGAGCGGCGCCGGCCGGCTGGACTCGGGGGCCGCGACGCTGGCGAGCGGCGCGGGCACGCTGTCGTCGGGCGCGGGCACCGCGGCCTCGGGCGCGGCGGACCTGGCGGACGGCGCGCAGCGGCTGGCCGCGGGCGCGTCCGACGCGGCGACGAAGTCGGGGCTGCTGGCGGCGGGCGCGCAGCAGCTGAGCGACGGCGTCGACAAGGCGGCCACGACCCTCGGCCGCCTGTCCGGCGCGAGCACGGGGCTCGGGTCCGTCGCCACGAACCTGACCGCGCTCGCGCAGGAGCAGGCCGCCGCGGGCGACACCGACGCCGCGCATCGGATCCAGGCCCAGCTCCAGGCGATGCAGACGACCCTCGCCGACCTCGGCCTGCCCACGACCGCCGACGGCCAGACGAAGGCCGCGGCCGACCTCCAGGCGCTCGTCACCGGCGCCCACGACCTCCGGGACGGCTCCGCCGCCCTGTCGTCCGGCCTCGGCACGCTGTCCTCGTCGACGGCGGAGCTCGCGTCCGGCGCCGGCACCCTCGCGTCCGGGACCGCGCAGGTCGCCGCCGGCGCGTCCGACCTCGCGGGCGGCGCGGGCACCCTCGCCTCCGGCGCGTCCGACCTCGACTCCGGCGCGCGCACGCTCGCGTCCGGCGCCGCCGACCTCGCGTCCGGCACCGGCACCCTCGCCTCGGGCGCGACCCAGGTCGCCGACGGCTCCGACCAGCTCGGCGACGGCAGCCAGGAGCTCGCCGACAAGCTGGCCGACGGCGCCGCGCAGATCCCGGACGACTCCGACGCGACCCGGTCCGACCGGGCGAGCGCCCTGAGCACCCCCGTCGGGCTGTCGAGCACCGACGTCGCCGCGGCCGACGGCTACGGCGAGGGCTTCGCGCCCTTCTTCGTGCCGCTCGCGCTGTTCGTCGGCGGGCTGATCACGTGGCTGCTGCTCCGCCCGCTGCCGCCGCGCGGCCTCGCGACCCCCGCCCGCGGCTGGCGGATCGCGCTCGCCGGCTACCTGCCGGCGCTGGCGATCGGCGTCGGCCAGGTCGTGATCCTGCTGACCGTCGTGCACTTCGGGCTCGGCCTCGGCTGGTCGACGGCGCTCGGCACCGCCGCGTTCACGGTGCTGGTCGCGGGCGCGTTCCTGGCCGTGCAGCAGATGCTCATCGCGGTGCTGGGCGCCGCGGCGGGCAAGGTCGCGATCATCGCGCTGCTGATGCTGCAGCTCACCGCCGCCTCGGGCACCTACCCGGTCGAGACGACGCCCGCGTTCTTCCGGGCGCTGCACCCCGCGCTGCCGATGACCTACGCCGTCACCGGCCTGCGCGAGCTCACCACCGGCGGCACCGACGCGCGGCTGTGGACCTCGGTCGCGGCGCTGGCGGCGTTCCTGC
- a CDS encoding isocitrate lyase/phosphoenolpyruvate mutase family protein, with protein sequence MTSTSHPAAPVLDARARRLHALHDPAAPLALANAWDVASARVVEAAGAPAVATTSAGVAWSLGLPDGDRLDRDALLAAVARIAGAVAVPVTVDAEGGFAAEAADVATTVAGLLDAGAVGMNIEDGGRAPEELAARVAAARAAADRAGVALFVNARTDVFLRGLGAPEGRGAEAVARARRYVEAGANGIFVPGVADPATIAELAAAIPVPLNVMAVPGLPPVAELGRLGVARVSLGSSVAEAAYAVARRAAVELAGPGTYGVLADGVDYRELDALVAAGAASSDRSSGAASSGGADRP encoded by the coding sequence ATGACCAGCACCTCGCACCCCGCCGCGCCCGTCCTCGACGCCCGGGCCCGCCGGCTGCACGCGCTGCACGACCCGGCCGCGCCGCTCGCCCTCGCCAACGCGTGGGACGTCGCCAGCGCCCGGGTGGTGGAGGCGGCGGGCGCCCCCGCGGTCGCCACGACGAGCGCGGGCGTCGCGTGGTCGCTCGGCCTGCCGGACGGGGACCGGCTCGACCGCGACGCGCTCCTGGCCGCCGTCGCCCGGATCGCCGGCGCGGTCGCGGTGCCCGTGACGGTGGACGCGGAGGGCGGGTTCGCCGCCGAGGCGGCCGACGTCGCGACGACCGTCGCCGGGCTGCTCGACGCGGGGGCGGTCGGCATGAACATCGAGGACGGCGGGCGCGCGCCGGAGGAGCTCGCCGCTCGCGTCGCGGCGGCCCGCGCGGCCGCGGACCGGGCCGGCGTCGCGCTGTTCGTCAACGCCCGCACGGACGTGTTCCTGCGCGGGCTCGGGGCTCCGGAGGGCCGCGGGGCCGAGGCCGTGGCCCGGGCCCGGCGGTACGTCGAGGCGGGCGCGAACGGGATCTTCGTGCCCGGGGTCGCCGACCCCGCGACGATCGCCGAGCTCGCCGCCGCGATCCCGGTGCCGCTCAACGTGATGGCGGTGCCGGGCCTGCCACCGGTCGCGGAGCTCGGCCGGCTCGGCGTCGCCAGGGTCAGCCTCGGGTCGTCCGTCGCCGAGGCGGCCTACGCGGTCGCGCGCCGGGCCGCCGTCGAGCTCGCGGGGCCGGGCACCTACGGCGTGCTCGCGGACGGCGTCGACTACCGGGAGCTCGACGCGCTGGTCGCCGCCGGCGCGGCGTCGTCGGACCGGTCGTCGGGCGCGGCGTCGTCGGGCGGGGCGGACCGGCCGTGA
- a CDS encoding DUF3145 domain-containing protein produces MAGAITRGVLFVHSAPRALCPHLEWAAGNVLGIRLSMDWTEQPAAPGMFRAEHSWQGTSGTGARLASALRGWTHLRYEVTEDTSHGSDGARWSHTPELGIFHAQTDVHGNVVVPEDRIRAALELADARAVREELALALGQAWDDELEPFRYAGAGAPVRWLHRVG; encoded by the coding sequence ATGGCAGGTGCGATCACCCGCGGTGTTCTTTTCGTGCACTCCGCGCCGCGCGCGCTCTGCCCGCACCTCGAGTGGGCGGCGGGCAACGTGCTGGGCATCCGTCTGTCCATGGACTGGACGGAGCAGCCCGCCGCACCGGGGATGTTCCGTGCCGAGCACTCGTGGCAGGGGACCTCCGGCACTGGCGCGCGCCTCGCGTCGGCCCTGCGTGGCTGGACGCACCTGCGCTACGAGGTCACCGAGGACACGAGCCACGGCAGCGACGGCGCCCGGTGGAGCCACACGCCCGAGCTCGGGATCTTCCACGCCCAGACCGACGTGCACGGCAACGTCGTGGTCCCCGAGGACCGCATCCGCGCGGCGCTCGAGCTGGCCGACGCGCGCGCCGTCCGCGAGGAGCTGGCGCTCGCGCTGGGGCAGGCGTGGGACGACGAGCTGGAGCCGTTCCGGTACGCGGGCGCAGGCGCGCCCGTGCGCTGGCTGCACCGCGTGGGCTGA
- the def gene encoding peptide deformylase encodes MAMREIRVVGDPVLRTPCEPVTTIDARVKGLVEDLLETVDHEGRAGLAANQIGVGLRAFSWNIDDELGYVLNPTIVELSEDYQDGDEGCLSVPDLWFPTKRAWYARVVGTDLDGKEVVVEGVELMARCLQHEVDHLDGHLYIDRLDRSVRKKAMRAIRETL; translated from the coding sequence ATGGCGATGAGAGAGATCCGCGTGGTGGGCGACCCGGTGCTGCGCACCCCGTGCGAGCCGGTGACCACGATCGACGCCCGCGTGAAGGGCCTGGTCGAGGACTTGCTCGAGACGGTCGACCACGAGGGTCGCGCGGGCCTGGCCGCGAACCAGATCGGCGTCGGCCTGCGGGCGTTCTCCTGGAACATCGACGACGAGCTCGGCTACGTGCTGAACCCCACCATCGTCGAGCTGTCCGAGGACTACCAGGACGGCGACGAGGGCTGCCTGTCGGTGCCCGACCTGTGGTTCCCGACCAAGCGCGCCTGGTACGCGCGGGTCGTCGGCACGGACCTGGACGGCAAGGAGGTCGTCGTCGAGGGCGTCGAGCTCATGGCCCGCTGCCTGCAGCACGAGGTCGACCACCTGGACGGCCACCTCTACATCGACCGGCTGGACCGGTCCGTGCGGAAGAAGGCGATGCGCGCCATCCGCGAGACCCTCTGA
- a CDS encoding ATP-binding cassette domain-containing protein, whose translation MSSEPTPTREAEQQRVAHPHAEQQAGARPDAAAPDPEVAPTPPPSAVRARGLVLTGTRGPVYGPVDLDLPTGALTVVQGPQGAGRSSLLLTLAGRMVPDRGTELTVLGEDLPRRRSVVQRRAAVAGFAGVDELDDSVTVGDVVRERFAWLSPWYRWTGRVSQERFADLAGPVFGERPLPRVQTVIWDLDEVDAMLLRVTLALAQEPDLLVVDDVDQVHDSGRRQTVWTRLEALAAAGTTVIASVASLDEVARMRWWAAPEVVNLATGPHAVPAA comes from the coding sequence GTGTCTTCGGAGCCCACCCCGACCCGCGAGGCCGAGCAGCAGCGCGTCGCGCACCCGCACGCCGAGCAGCAGGCCGGCGCCCGGCCCGACGCCGCCGCGCCGGACCCCGAGGTCGCGCCCACCCCGCCCCCGTCGGCCGTCCGCGCCCGCGGCCTCGTGCTCACCGGCACCCGCGGCCCGGTCTACGGCCCGGTCGACCTCGACCTGCCGACCGGCGCGCTCACCGTCGTCCAGGGCCCGCAGGGCGCCGGCCGGTCCAGCCTGCTGCTCACGCTCGCCGGCCGGATGGTCCCCGACCGCGGCACCGAGCTCACCGTGCTCGGCGAGGACCTGCCCCGCCGCCGGTCCGTCGTGCAGCGCCGCGCCGCCGTGGCCGGCTTCGCCGGGGTCGACGAGCTCGACGACTCCGTGACGGTCGGCGACGTCGTCCGCGAGCGGTTCGCCTGGCTGTCACCCTGGTACCGCTGGACCGGCCGCGTCTCCCAGGAGCGGTTTGCCGACCTGGCCGGGCCGGTGTTCGGCGAGCGCCCGCTCCCCCGCGTGCAGACCGTGATCTGGGACCTGGACGAGGTCGACGCGATGCTGCTGCGGGTCACCCTCGCCCTGGCCCAGGAGCCCGACCTGCTCGTCGTCGACGACGTCGACCAGGTGCACGACTCCGGCCGCCGGCAGACGGTGTGGACCCGGCTCGAGGCGCTCGCCGCCGCCGGCACCACCGTGATCGCGTCGGTCGCCTCGCTGGACGAGGTCGCCCGGATGCGCTGGTGGGCCGCCCCCGAGGTCGTGAACCTCGCCACCGGCCCGCACGCCGTGCCCGCCGCCTGA
- a CDS encoding AlkA N-terminal domain-containing protein: protein MTEAAHARWAPGDPGFEERYRAIDARDTRFDGQFVTAVSSTGIYCRPSCPARTPRREHVTFYRTSAAAHEAGYRACKRCLPEATPGTPEWDLRRDAVGRAMRLIGDGLLDRGGVDALAAELGYTPRHVHRMLVAELGAGPQALARARRAQTARALLVGTTLPVTDVAFAAGFGSVRQFNDTIREVFAVQPTELRARARRAEGAALPAGAARARAGAEGSSGSAGAAGSPGGPGRAPGERAGASDESARALGVAPQVRLDLALPVRQPYDARGVLGFLAVRAVDGVEVADLPDGGPLRYARTLSLPHGPGAVEVVATPDRRGGWRLSARLELASLADVGTAVARVRRLLDLDADPTAVDAALGLDPVLAPMVAATPGIRVPGTVDPAELVVRAIVGQQISVAAARGHLGRLAAVAGAPYASAIPGLERLFPTSKEVLAAVPVPVPGADPDPDRPLRLPARQVAAVLAAAEALVDGSLPAHVGADPVTLRERLVALPGVGPWTAAYVAMRVLGDPDAWLAGDVALVAGATAAGALDPGLPKPAAHRALAARAAAWSPWRSYAAMHLWRAAAAR from the coding sequence GTGACCGAGGCCGCGCACGCGCGCTGGGCCCCCGGCGATCCCGGCTTCGAGGAGCGGTACCGGGCGATCGACGCGCGGGACACCCGGTTCGACGGGCAGTTCGTCACCGCGGTGTCGTCGACGGGCATCTACTGCCGCCCGTCCTGCCCCGCCCGCACCCCGCGGCGGGAGCACGTGACCTTCTACCGGACGTCCGCGGCGGCGCACGAGGCGGGCTACCGCGCCTGCAAGCGCTGCCTCCCTGAGGCCACGCCCGGCACGCCGGAGTGGGACCTGCGCCGCGATGCGGTGGGCCGCGCCATGCGGCTGATCGGCGACGGCCTGCTCGACCGCGGCGGGGTGGACGCGCTCGCCGCCGAGCTCGGGTACACGCCGCGGCACGTGCACCGGATGCTGGTCGCCGAGCTCGGGGCCGGACCGCAGGCGCTCGCGCGGGCGCGCCGCGCGCAGACCGCGCGGGCGCTGCTGGTCGGGACGACGCTGCCGGTGACCGACGTGGCGTTCGCGGCGGGGTTCGGCTCCGTCCGGCAGTTCAACGACACGATCCGCGAGGTGTTCGCGGTGCAACCGACCGAGCTCCGCGCCCGGGCGCGGCGGGCGGAGGGCGCGGCACTGCCCGCGGGTGCGGCCCGGGCACGGGCCGGGGCCGAGGGGTCGTCGGGGTCCGCGGGCGCCGCCGGGTCGCCGGGTGGCCCCGGCCGCGCACCGGGTGAGCGGGCCGGTGCGTCGGACGAGTCCGCCCGTGCGCTCGGGGTCGCCCCGCAGGTGCGGCTCGACCTCGCGCTGCCGGTCCGGCAGCCGTACGACGCGCGCGGGGTCCTCGGCTTCCTCGCGGTGCGCGCCGTCGACGGCGTCGAGGTGGCGGACCTGCCCGACGGCGGCCCGCTGCGGTACGCCCGCACGCTGTCGCTGCCGCACGGCCCCGGCGCGGTCGAGGTCGTGGCGACGCCCGACCGCCGCGGCGGGTGGCGGCTGTCCGCGCGGCTGGAGCTCGCCTCGCTCGCCGACGTCGGGACGGCGGTGGCGCGGGTGCGCCGGCTGCTCGACCTGGACGCGGACCCGACGGCGGTCGACGCCGCCCTGGGGCTGGACCCGGTGCTCGCCCCGATGGTCGCCGCGACGCCGGGGATCCGGGTGCCGGGCACCGTCGACCCCGCCGAGCTCGTCGTCCGGGCGATCGTCGGGCAGCAGATCTCCGTCGCCGCCGCGCGGGGCCACCTCGGGCGGCTCGCCGCCGTCGCGGGCGCCCCGTACGCGTCGGCGATCCCCGGGCTGGAGCGGCTGTTCCCGACGTCGAAGGAGGTGCTCGCCGCCGTCCCGGTGCCGGTCCCGGGCGCCGACCCCGACCCGGACCGGCCGCTGCGGCTCCCCGCGCGCCAGGTGGCCGCGGTGCTCGCGGCGGCGGAGGCGCTGGTCGACGGGTCGCTGCCCGCGCACGTCGGCGCCGACCCGGTGACGCTGCGGGAGCGGCTGGTCGCGCTGCCGGGCGTCGGCCCGTGGACCGCGGCGTACGTGGCGATGCGGGTGCTCGGGGACCCGGACGCGTGGCTCGCCGGTGACGTGGCGCTCGTGGCGGGCGCGACGGCGGCGGGCGCGCTCGACCCCGGCCTGCCCAAGCCGGCGGCGCACCGGGCCCTGGCGGCGCGCGCTGCCGCGTGGTCGCCCTGGCGCTCGTACGCCGCGATGCACCTCTGGCGGGCCGCCGCGGCGCGCTGA